The following DNA comes from Musa acuminata AAA Group cultivar baxijiao chromosome BXJ1-4, Cavendish_Baxijiao_AAA, whole genome shotgun sequence.
aaAGTGAAACTATCATCAAGTAGCAGTGTATAGATTCTTGAGAGTCACCCTGTACTCCACCGATGATATCCCGGGTGGGGAACttaatcatcatcatgtgatACATGGAGACCACGTCCTCCAATTAGTTGAGGAGGGGGTGGCTATGATGGCATTGTATGTAGAAGAAAAGTCTACCATTACAAACTTGGCAGGTAGCATCTTAGATCGAGGCTCCTTACCAAAGGTGACGTCGAAGGTGATTGTGCTCGAGGGGGAGATGAGGTCCCCTATAAATCCTAACAACATGGACAACATTGGAGAGAGGTCACTCATAGCTAACTCTAGCTTCCGAAAGGCGTCGAGATAAAGCACGTCGACGGAGTTGCCAGTATTAATCATCACCCTCTTGATAAGAGCATTGGCCATCCAAACAGAGATTACCAAAGCATTGTCATGGATGGGATCTAGGTGGCATGCATCTTCTTCTCCGAAGATGATCCTAGGCGCTTCTTTGATCCTTGAGGTTTTTTCTAAGGAGGTCCGAGCGTAGGCTTTCCAACCCGAGGAGCTTTCACCTCTAGAAGTGTGCCCCCCAAAGATGACATCAATCTACTTTTCCACGGATCCTCGGGGATGGGGCAAATGCTCTTGGGGCTGGCCTATGTGCCTTGTCAAGTGATCTTTCCTGATGAGCTCCTTAATCTGATACCTTAGATCCCGACACTCTTTGATATCATATCTATAGTCACGGTGAAAACGATAGTACTTGGATTTGTTTCTCTACTCTAGAGATCCTCTCATGGGTCTAGGCTCCTTTAGTAGGCCCTTCTCCTTTATTTAGAGAAAAATCTCTGTCCTCGTCATGTTGTGAGGGAGTGGCCCGGTTCTCTCCCATCAATCATTTGTTCAAGGATGCCTTCTCCGAGATAACTCTAGGGTCGAGACCGAGGTTCATGGCGTGCTCTCCTGCTTCCCTCCTCCTAGTGTCCCGATATCATGGCCTTGGCTAATGTGTACTAGTTGACCCTCTATAGCATCTCTGGGATAGTCGTTGGAGGTCTTTCGACCAACAACCAGAAAAAGTGGGCAAGCCTTAGGCCCATCATGAAGACCTGGATTATTAATGAGGGGTGGACATCTTGAATCTCTTGAATCTCCCCGACAAATTGGGTGATGAAGCCGaacaggggctcgtcctccctttgcctAAGCCCAAGTAGGACATTAGCTGAGGGCTTTGGTCACACGTTAGTAAGGAAGTGGAGCTCGAACTCTTTGGTGAGTTGCAAAAAAGAAGTAATTGAAAGGGGCTTGAGGCGACTGTACCGACCCACCTTAGTGTCATCGAGAACGTTTAACATATCAAAGCATCCAAAGTGTTAAATATAAACATTTGGGCCCGGAACGTAGTGTGTTCTACAGGGTTAGAGCCTCCATCGAAGGTTTCCAAACTCGGAAGGTGAAAGCTGGTCGGGATGGGCTCCTCCTGAATGCTCTGAATAAAGAAGAATACGTGGGGCATGTCGAGATTGCTATGGGGGTGCTAGAGTTCGTGCTGAACCTCATCTAACCTCTAGTTTATGGCTTAGAGCTATGCCTTTATCAGGTGTTCCTAGGAATCAACAAACTAAGCCTCGGATTCTAGCAGAGTTTGGGTGCAACTTGGAAGAGCGCCATTGTCAAAGGGTGTAGTGCGGCACTATCGGTCACTTCCTATTGAGGAGGTTCTTGGAAGGTGAGGCGTGGACTCTCCGATTGAGCTTCAAATGCGGGATGTGCAGCCAACGACCGAAGGGGGAGTGAGGCTGTTGTGCCGAAATCATTAACTGCGTCAACCGAGGGAGGAGTGGGACGATGACTTGCATCACGCTAGTGAGGGTTTGGACCTGCTGAGCAAGGCTTAGGAAAGAAAGCTCACTCCCAGCCAAAGAGGGACAAGTCTTGGGTCATTAAGAAAACGCCAGTAGGGCTCTGGCATCTAGGCCGAGGTTGATGCATCATTCTGTTGAAAGAGACACATATCCTCTCTACTCGAAGGGGCTAGGGGCCATCGATAGTGCCTCCTCACTGGAGCGCTCATTAGGAGAAGTCGTAGAAAATTATTCCTACGACATCCAACTATCCTtctaatatcaaaatattaacaCACGGAGATTATCAACTTACGAGTCAGTCAATTGATTCTCTACCAAAAATGCACTTTGTCGGTCATCATATTACTGTTGCTATACTCCCTTAATTATGAAGGAACAGCTTTAATATACACCTCAAATCAAATCACATTTTGTCATATGCCCTGGTCGAAATCATGTGTAGTTCCCAAGTCATTGGCACACCAAATTGATTGATTGTGACCGGATGGCGTGGGAAGGAGCATCAAAATGCTTCTCTTTGGTTTTTGCTCTTCTGGTTTTTGTGCACTAGACGAAGTGAGAGGTCTTCTAAGAAGATGTCTTAAGCCATGCCTTCAGCTATCCAACAAATGGATACGCTGCAGTTGGTGAGTCTGCtgattccctttggtttcgttgCTTCATGCATACTGATACTGTAATCAGAGATATGAGTAATCCACAGGAATCTGAAGAGGATCTCTCGGAGTCGCCTGCATCTGTCGAAGAGTCGAAACTGCACGCTTCGGGCATGGATTTCGATGGTGAAGATAGCAGTAAACCGGGAGATGCTTTCGTCGCTCTCAACGTCGAAGAACTCATCGTTAATGCAGCTGATCGGTGGGAGCCTTCTTCTGCGAGCCCGCGATCGCTTGTAACTCTCTTGATGATCTCCtcatcctcctttcccttctagcATCATGGATTGGAAGAGGGATGCATCATTAAGCTTAATTGATgtctacaatcatgaaggtaaaggagGTGAAGAAGAATCTATCAAGAAATGGATCAGAGGCGGGCGGTGGCGGAGGAAGACAATCCGTCGCGTTGTCATCCGTAGGTGAGTAGTCCCTTTCGTTCTCATGGACGGCAGTGATCGGAGGTCGAAGTCGTCTTTCGCTCGCCATGGCAAGAAATTACCCAGAGAAACAACACCGCGCAGGTGGGCCCACAGGGAGGGACGAACATCCAAGAACGGTACACGTGGCGATCGCGGCGGCCAGAGGGCGATGCAGGAGAGCAGGCGGCCGACTGCGGCCGTCGCGGTGGTGCAATCCGAGACGAGTCCTGTTCGTCTTCGCCTCCTTGTAAGCTTCGTGTCGTCAGTATATGCTTGTAAGCTTTAAGCGGTGAAATTGCTTCCCTATCGTCACTGCAAATCGGCGCGTTGGGTGCAGGTCCTGCATGGGAACACTGATACTAGTCTATTTCACCATGGCTATGGGCAGGATGACCACCACCGCTTCTGATGATCCTAACTGATGCGAAGAAGACAGCTGAGTCCCTCATATCCCACTTGTTGGTgccaagaaacaaaagaatagaaaaCAGAGAAAGGAGTTTGAAACTGGTAGGATGATACGTAGAgagacacgagagagagagagagatgtgcggTGTATATAGTGCATAAAATTTGATGCATATCTAATTATTTGGAGATGAAGCTCCAATGCCTTCTGCCCGGATCATCATCGCCCAAAGGTCGGCGGCCCCTATTCGTCTCTGCAAGCTCTGCTTCTCCCTAAAGTAAATGAGATGAAGAGAATCGTTGACACGAATGATTTAAAGATTAAATCTTTGCTATCGAGATAATTGAAATAACAAATCTTGCATCTAAATAATGAAGAAAGATCGGATTTTGATACCATTCTTGGGGCTCTGTcgatctcggtgatctccatgccaGCGACGATCATACCGGGCACGACCTCCCTGATGAGGCGGACGCTGTTATCCTCCGCCGCGTTCATGTTGAGGCGGCCTTCCTCGACGATCCGGTCCTCGGCGGCGACCGTGTTGAAGAACTTGACGTTGGGGCGGGCGAAGCAGCGGCTCGTGACGGTGGAACGAGAGCGTGGCGTACCACGACGCAGTTATCGGCCTCGTCATTCGGTACACCGAGCTAGTCCAGGAAGAGGTTGGCGGGCTTGTGCCCATGGCGGAGAAGAGCTGGTCGCCGAGATACGTGGCGGCAGGTCATCTAGCGTGACACAATCGACTCATGGACTCGAAAGGAAAGGATGAAGAAGCATTAGTTCAAGTCAAATGAAACACCATGAACAATTCATATGCATACACCCAAAAGGCTTGAAAGCTCGATGTTTTCAGTAGCTGCAGTCATGTTCACAATGCACTGACAACAAGAAGGTAGATGGTAAGAACACAGACATACTTCAACATCATCACTCAAACACTAATAAGTAAACATCAGCCTCAAGTTTGCAACAACAGTATCCAAACATAATCTGCTCTTAACACAAATAGGTTTATAGAGATGAGCCATCCAGGGATCTCCTAGTTACAGCAAAGTCTTAAAGCACGAAACAAGAAACAAGCTATATGATGGGTATGTCGTGATGGAAAGCTGTTGAGCACACAGTATGTAGCTACTTACAAACCATCAATTTTAATATGTTCTTTCTTCACAATCCAAACATAATAAGCTCTTAAGACAAATAGGTTTATATAGATGAGCCCAGAGCCATCCGGGGATGGGCTCCTATGGTTACAGCAAAGTCTTAATGCATGCAACAAGAAACAAGCTATATGTATGTCTTGATGGAAAGCTATTGAGCCCGGTGTGCAGCTACCTAGAAACCAT
Coding sequences within:
- the LOC135666273 gene encoding uncharacterized protein LOC135666273 isoform X2; the encoded protein is MPSAIQQMDTLQLESEEDLSESPASVEESKLHASGMDFDGEDSSKPGDAFVALNVEELIVNAADRWEPSSASPRSLVKEVKKNLSRNGSEAGGGGGRQSVALSSVGGPTGRDEHPRTVHVAIAAARGRCRRAGGRLRPSRWCNPRRVLFVFASLSCMGTLILVYFTMAMGRMTTTASDDPN
- the LOC135666273 gene encoding uncharacterized protein LOC135666273 isoform X1 — its product is MHTDTVIRDMSNPQESEEDLSESPASVEESKLHASGMDFDGEDSSKPGDAFVALNVEELIVNAADRWEPSSASPRSLVKEVKKNLSRNGSEAGGGGGRQSVALSSVGGPTGRDEHPRTVHVAIAAARGRCRRAGGRLRPSRWCNPRRVLFVFASLSCMGTLILVYFTMAMGRMTTTASDDPN
- the LOC135666273 gene encoding uncharacterized protein LOC135666273 isoform X3, producing the protein MSNPQESEEDLSESPASVEESKLHASGMDFDGEDSSKPGDAFVALNVEELIVNAADRWEPSSASPRSLVKEVKKNLSRNGSEAGGGGGRQSVALSSVGGPTGRDEHPRTVHVAIAAARGRCRRAGGRLRPSRWCNPRRVLFVFASLSCMGTLILVYFTMAMGRMTTTASDDPN